The Cloeon dipterum chromosome 3, ieCloDipt1.1, whole genome shotgun sequence genome includes a region encoding these proteins:
- the LOC135941156 gene encoding non-structural maintenance of chromosomes element 1 homolog isoform X1, translating to MEIAKTMDYGDSHRRFLKCLMAANNVVAQNKTIEMYCQCRNGDDDKMPEDATLDVGIPKFIEQINQQIEPLNLSIKLVTCEATGEKFYVLYTAQENELTKLVAARQWGRNERMVLKTIVRSIVSSSHGKVTVATCARDCAELPDKIKRADVVKALETLLRENWLIEVDGHVYIGTRSMVELKKFLMDEFKEQAGICKLCIELALRGESCPSNCGVKVHQTCKKVYFSKSKKQVCMGCSKPWPDSDK from the exons ATGG AAATCGCCAAAACAATGGATTACGGAGATTCGCACCGCCGATTTCTGAAATGTTTGATGGCAGCCAACAACGTAGTTGCCCAAAACAAAACGATTGAGATGTACTGTCAATGTAGGAATGGGGATGATGATAAAA tgcCTGAAGATGCCACTCTGGATGTCGGCATTCCTAAATTCATTGAGCAAATTAACCAGCAGATTGAACCATTGAACTTGTCCATCAAACTCGTCACTTGCGAAGCTACAGGAGAGAAATTTTACGTATTGTACACCGCCCAAGAAAACGAGCTtacaaa acTTGTTGCTGCTCGTCAGTGGGGTCGAAATGAAAGAATGGTTCTCAAAACCATTGTGCGGAGCATTGTGAGCAGCTCCCATGGGAAAGTTACCGTGGCTACCTGCGCCAGGGATTGCGCGGAGCTACCTGACAAGATCAAGAGAGCCGATGTGGTCAAAGCTCTGGAAACCCTACTGCGTGAAAATTGGCTCATTGAA GTTGATGGCCATGTCTATATTGGGACAAGATCCATGGTCGAATTGAAAAAGTTCCTCATGGATGAGTTTAAAGAGCAAGCTGGCATTTGCAAACTGTGCATAGAACTGGCCCTGAGG ggtgAATCATGCCCTTCAAACTGCGGAGTTAAGGTGCACCAGACTTGCAAGAAAGTCTACTTCTCCAAGTCCAAGAAGCAGGTGTGTATGGGATGTAGCAAGCCATGGCCTGACAGTGACAAATAG
- the LOC135941156 gene encoding non-structural maintenance of chromosomes element 1 homolog isoform X2 — protein sequence MDYGDSHRRFLKCLMAANNVVAQNKTIEMYCQCRNGDDDKMPEDATLDVGIPKFIEQINQQIEPLNLSIKLVTCEATGEKFYVLYTAQENELTKLVAARQWGRNERMVLKTIVRSIVSSSHGKVTVATCARDCAELPDKIKRADVVKALETLLRENWLIEVDGHVYIGTRSMVELKKFLMDEFKEQAGICKLCIELALRGESCPSNCGVKVHQTCKKVYFSKSKKQVCMGCSKPWPDSDK from the exons ATGGATTACGGAGATTCGCACCGCCGATTTCTGAAATGTTTGATGGCAGCCAACAACGTAGTTGCCCAAAACAAAACGATTGAGATGTACTGTCAATGTAGGAATGGGGATGATGATAAAA tgcCTGAAGATGCCACTCTGGATGTCGGCATTCCTAAATTCATTGAGCAAATTAACCAGCAGATTGAACCATTGAACTTGTCCATCAAACTCGTCACTTGCGAAGCTACAGGAGAGAAATTTTACGTATTGTACACCGCCCAAGAAAACGAGCTtacaaa acTTGTTGCTGCTCGTCAGTGGGGTCGAAATGAAAGAATGGTTCTCAAAACCATTGTGCGGAGCATTGTGAGCAGCTCCCATGGGAAAGTTACCGTGGCTACCTGCGCCAGGGATTGCGCGGAGCTACCTGACAAGATCAAGAGAGCCGATGTGGTCAAAGCTCTGGAAACCCTACTGCGTGAAAATTGGCTCATTGAA GTTGATGGCCATGTCTATATTGGGACAAGATCCATGGTCGAATTGAAAAAGTTCCTCATGGATGAGTTTAAAGAGCAAGCTGGCATTTGCAAACTGTGCATAGAACTGGCCCTGAGG ggtgAATCATGCCCTTCAAACTGCGGAGTTAAGGTGCACCAGACTTGCAAGAAAGTCTACTTCTCCAAGTCCAAGAAGCAGGTGTGTATGGGATGTAGCAAGCCATGGCCTGACAGTGACAAATAG
- the LOC135941154 gene encoding poly [ADP-ribose] polymerase tankyrase-like isoform X1 — MFFVIFRIKMKRRSSRKGNLSSGSNSSKKCRVSITGDGGYKDSKGCFKLEELSHTSGDYNLIFDKMHKTIVQHQNDIPFSEYNILQVFRVHNSIVKERYEQRRKQMTSEITKDGTNCYSYIEEMRLWHGSPYAEKICETGFNLQPSNPNGLFGKGIYFAEHSSKSNQYSWGVGRGCPQHSKTACYDCPRLMLLCKVSLGRKLLTQNAVKAAPSNVDTVVARPEVINMGLRYPEYIIYNQDQAYPSHLIKYKIMPVRCNECDSLGQQIQKTKADADSHVPNICLPDEAKDICTIS; from the exons ATGTTCTTCGTCATATTCAGGATTAAAATGAAGCGCAGAAGTAGTCGGAAGGGTAATTTAAGCTCAGGAAGCAACTCATCCAAAAAATGTAGAGTAAGCATCACGGGCGATGGAGGCTACAAAGATTCCAAAGGCTGCTTTAAACTGGAAGAGCTGTCCCACACCAGTGGGGACTATAATCTTATATTCGACAAAATGCACAAAACAATTGTACAGCACCAAAATGACATACCTTTCTCGGAATATAACATATTGCAG gTGTTTAGAGTTCACAATTCTATTGTGAAAGAGCGATACGAGCAGCGCAGGAAGCAGATGACCTCTGAGATCACCAAGGATGGAACGAATTGCTATTCATACATTGAGGAAATGCGACTTTGGCATGGGTCGCCCTATGCAGAAAAGATTTGCGAGACTGGCTTCAATTTACAGCCTTCTAATCCAAATGGGTTGTTTGGCAAAG GAATTTACTTCGCGGAGCACTCGTCAAAGAGCAACCAATACTCGTGGGGTGTTGGGCGCGGCTGCCCCCAGCACAGTAAAACAGCTTGCTACGATTGTCCAAGACTAATGCTGCTATGCAAAGTTTCCCTTGGTCGAAAGTTGTTGACTCAAAATGCTGTCAAAGCTGCCCCTTCCAACGTGGACACAGTGGTGGCTCGACCAGAAGTCATCAATATGGGTCTGAGATACCCAGAATACATCATCTACAACCAAGACCAG GCCTACCCTAGCCACCTGATCAAGTACAAGATTATGCCTGTCAGATGTAATGAGTGTGATTCTCTTGGGCAGCAAATACAGAAAACAAAAGCAGATGCGGACAGCCATGTGCCAAACATTTGCCTCCCAGACGAAGCAAAGGATATATGTACTATCTCGTGA
- the LOC135941154 gene encoding poly [ADP-ribose] polymerase tankyrase-like isoform X2, giving the protein MKRRSSRKGNLSSGSNSSKKCRVSITGDGGYKDSKGCFKLEELSHTSGDYNLIFDKMHKTIVQHQNDIPFSEYNILQVFRVHNSIVKERYEQRRKQMTSEITKDGTNCYSYIEEMRLWHGSPYAEKICETGFNLQPSNPNGLFGKGIYFAEHSSKSNQYSWGVGRGCPQHSKTACYDCPRLMLLCKVSLGRKLLTQNAVKAAPSNVDTVVARPEVINMGLRYPEYIIYNQDQAYPSHLIKYKIMPVRCNECDSLGQQIQKTKADADSHVPNICLPDEAKDICTIS; this is encoded by the exons ATGAAGCGCAGAAGTAGTCGGAAGGGTAATTTAAGCTCAGGAAGCAACTCATCCAAAAAATGTAGAGTAAGCATCACGGGCGATGGAGGCTACAAAGATTCCAAAGGCTGCTTTAAACTGGAAGAGCTGTCCCACACCAGTGGGGACTATAATCTTATATTCGACAAAATGCACAAAACAATTGTACAGCACCAAAATGACATACCTTTCTCGGAATATAACATATTGCAG gTGTTTAGAGTTCACAATTCTATTGTGAAAGAGCGATACGAGCAGCGCAGGAAGCAGATGACCTCTGAGATCACCAAGGATGGAACGAATTGCTATTCATACATTGAGGAAATGCGACTTTGGCATGGGTCGCCCTATGCAGAAAAGATTTGCGAGACTGGCTTCAATTTACAGCCTTCTAATCCAAATGGGTTGTTTGGCAAAG GAATTTACTTCGCGGAGCACTCGTCAAAGAGCAACCAATACTCGTGGGGTGTTGGGCGCGGCTGCCCCCAGCACAGTAAAACAGCTTGCTACGATTGTCCAAGACTAATGCTGCTATGCAAAGTTTCCCTTGGTCGAAAGTTGTTGACTCAAAATGCTGTCAAAGCTGCCCCTTCCAACGTGGACACAGTGGTGGCTCGACCAGAAGTCATCAATATGGGTCTGAGATACCCAGAATACATCATCTACAACCAAGACCAG GCCTACCCTAGCCACCTGATCAAGTACAAGATTATGCCTGTCAGATGTAATGAGTGTGATTCTCTTGGGCAGCAAATACAGAAAACAAAAGCAGATGCGGACAGCCATGTGCCAAACATTTGCCTCCCAGACGAAGCAAAGGATATATGTACTATCTCGTGA
- the ValRS gene encoding valine--tRNA ligase isoform X1 has product MADAEGETVAKTPKQLEKEAKKLAKLEKFKEKQDKKKSDTSQPAKEKAVKKEKVKKAPMEAAMYDVPTAEGDKKDTSNAMPSAYSPQYVEAAWYPWWEKQGFFKPEYGRDLNVANPKGNFVMVIPPPNVTGSLHLGHALTNAVEDAITRWNRMNGKTTLWVPGCDHAGIATQVVVEKKLWRESKTTRYDLGREKFVSKIWEWKNEKGDRIYHQLKKLGSSYDWSRARFTMDPDLCKAVTEAFVRLHEEGDIYRSSRLVNWSCTLKSAISDIEVDKVELPGRTLLSIPGYDEKVEFGVLVNFAYKIIGGGDGPDGEVVVATTRVETMLGDTAVAVHPEDPRYKHLHGKFIQHPFCNRKIPIVCDEFVDREFGSGAVKITPAHDPNDYEVGKRHNLPFITIFSDEGIIIGDYGEFTGMKRFNCRRAILKRLEENGVYRGTQDNPMVVPMCSRSKDVVEPLIKPQWYVKCSTMAQKAIEVVKNGDLKIIPENHTKTWFHWMENIRDWCISRQLWWGHRIPAYQVFLSDGSKATEDGIEIWVSGRTQEEAFAKASAKLGHKNIKLEQDPDVLDTWFSSGLFPFSVMGWPEKTQDLELFYPNSLLETGHDIIFFWVARMVFFGQRLLGKLPFKEVFLHSMVRDAHGRKMSKSLGNVIDPMDVITGISLEDLHKTLEGSNLDPKEIDKAKAGQKQDYPNGIPECGADAMRFALCAYLGQGRDINLDILRVQGYRFFCNKLWNAAKFSLSHFSSDFKPVAVSAFTNSMAGDGGGSNLSTQTLSLLKQFGQQKIKNFAQLDEFFADHSYIKGFSHSKCDEQLLNSLSNAPSNYLHLSRWIQHAQSFAEAGMAKSSTGCDLKEIKSLSLSSIDRWMLSRVAYAVETCQKGFESYDFPAATTACYNLWLYDLCDVYLECLKPVFGSGDASAKTAALNVLHTTLDVSLRLLSPFMPFLTEELYQRLPGRDKSSPESICVAPYPEVEKCNWRDESIETDVEFTQKIVKEIRSARSNYNLLNNVKTEVFIKCSDAKLKSQIEKFALAIGTLCYCSKVEFEQAPPASGCAILTVSDKCEVHLVLQGIIDPAKELVKISKRREQLQSTVSKIQKDMDKADYQTKVPEDVQLSNKEKLEAAIGELEKLSLAETTLQAF; this is encoded by the exons ATGGCTGACGCGGAAGGTGAGACGGTGGCAAAGACTCCCAAGCAGCTGGAGAAAGAGGCGAAGAAGTTAGCcaagcttgaaaaattcaaggaaaagCAAGACAAGAAAAAGTCGGACACCAGCCAACCAGCCAAGGAGAAGGCTGtg aaaaaagaaaaggtgAAGAAGGCGCCTATGGAGGCTGCAATGTATGATGTCCCGACAGCAGAGGGTGATAAAAAAGACACAAGCAATGCGATGCCGTCCGCTTACAGCCCCCAATACGTTGAGGCTGCCTGGTACCCGTGGTGGGAGAAGCAGGGCTTCTTCAAGCCTGAGTACGGAAGAGACCTCAACGTCGCCAACCCAAAAGGCAACTTTGTCATGGTGATCCCTCCGCCAAACGTGACTGGTTCACTTCACTTGGGACATGCTCTGACCAATGCCGTGGAAGATGCAATCACGAGATg GAACCGAATGAACGGAAAAACCACCTTGTGGGTGCCTGGTTGTGACCACGCCGGCATTGCGACGCAGGTTGTCGTCGAAAAGAAGCTCTGGAGGGAGAGCAAAACCACCAGATATGATTTGGGCAGGGAAAAGTTTGTCAGCAAAATCTGGGAATGGAAAAACGA AAAGGGTGACCGAATTTATCACCAATTGAAGAAGCTTGGTTCCTCATATGACTGGAGCCGCGCTCGCTTTACAATGGACCCAGACTTGTGTAAAGCGGTGACGGAAGCGTTTGTGCGTCTGCACGAAGAAGGCGATATCTACCGCAGCAGCCGACTGGTCAACTGGTCATGCACTCTCAAGTCAGCCATCTCAGACATCGAGGTGGACAAGGTGGAGCTGCCTGGCCGCACCTTGCTGTCCATCCCTGGCTACGATGAGAAAGTCGAGTTTGGCGTGCTTGTCAACTTCGCCTACAAGATTATTGGTGGCGGCGATGGGCCTGACGGAGAAGTGGTGGTTGCCACCACGAGAGTGGAGACCATGCTTGGCGACACGGCCGTCGCTGTCCATCCTGAGGACCCCAGGTACAAGCACTTGCACGGAAAGTTCATCCAGCATCCCTTCTGCAACAGGAAGATTCCTATTGTCTGTGATGAATTTGTTGACCGCGAATTTGGATCAG GTGCCGTGAAGATCACTCCTGCCCATGATCCAAACGATTATGAAGTTGGGAAGCGGCACAACCTGCCATTCATCACCATTTTCAGTGATGAAGGAATAATCATTGGAGACTACGGCGAGTTCACT GGTATGAAGCGATTTAACTGCAGGAGGGCAATACTGAAGAGGTTGGAGGAGAATGGTGTGTACCGAGGTACCCAGGACAATCCCATGGTGGTGCCAATGTGCAGCCGCTCCAAAGACGTCGTTGAGCCGCTTATAAAGCCGCAGTG GTATGTGAAGTGCAGCACCATGGCGCAGAAAGCGATTGAGGTGGTGAAAAATGGTGACCTGAAAATCATCCCGGAGAACCACACCAAGACCTGGTTCCACTGGATGGAGAACATCAGAGACTGGTGCATTTCCAGGCAGCTCTGGTGGGGACACCGAATTCCTGCCTATCAGGTCTTCCTCAGTGATGGATCCAAAGCCACG GAGGATGGAATCGAAATCTGGGTTAGTGGGCGAACGCAAGAAGAGGCTTTTGCAAAAGCTTCTGCCAAGCTGGGCCACAAGAACATAAAACTGGAACAGGACCCTGATGTACTAGACACTTGGTTCTCCTCTGGCCTCTTCCCATTCTCCGTGATGGGTTGGCCTGAAAAG ACTCAGGATTTGGAGCTTTTCTACCCAAACTCGCTTCTGGAAACCGGCCATGACATCATTTTCTTCTGGGTGGCTAGAATGGTTTTCTTTGGTCAGCGACTTCTAGGAAAACTGCCTTTCAA GGAGGTGTTCTTGCACTCAATGGTGAGAGATGCTCACGGCCGCAAAATGAGCAAGTCTCTAGGCAATGTCATTGACCCAATGGATGTGATCACTGGAATTTCCCTTGAG GATCTGCACAAAACGCTTGAAGGCAGCAACTTGGACCCCAAGGAGATTGACAAGGCTAAAGCTGGTCAAAAGCAAGATTACCCAAACGGCATTCCTGAATGTGGCGCTGACGCCATGCGTTTTGCTCTCTGTGCCTACTTGGGCCAAG GCCGAGACATCAATTTGGACATTCTTCGTGTGCAGGGATACCGTTTCTTCTGCAACAAATTGTGGAACGCTGCCAAGTTCTCTCTGTCTCACTTCAGTTCTGACTTCAAACCAGTGGCTGTGAGTGCCTTTACAAATTCTATGGCTGGTGATGGTGGTGGTAGCAATCTCTCTACACAAACTCTAAGCCTGCTCAAGCAATTTGGccagcagaaaattaaaaacttcgcTCAGCTTGATGAGTTTTTTGCTGACCACAGCTACATCAAAGGATTTAGCCACTCCAAATGCGACGAGCAACTTTTGAACTCTCTTTCTAACGCTCCCAGCAACTATTTGCACCTCAGTAGGTGGATTCAACACGCTCAAAGTTTCGCAGAGGCTGGCATGGCCAAGTCTTCTACTGGATGCGATTTGAAG GAAATTAAGAGTCTTTCACTGTCCTCAATCGACCGTTGGATGCTGAGCCGTGTTGCGTACGCAGTGGAGACATGCCAGAAGGGGTTTGAGAGCTATGACTTCCCAGCAGCCACCACAGCCTGCTACAACTTGTGGCTCTACGACCTGTGTGACGTGTATCTGGAGTGTCTGAAGCCAGTTTTTGGATCTGGTGACGCAAGCGCGAAAACTGCAGCCCTGAACGTGCTGCACACCACACTGGACGTTTCACTGCGACTCCTCTCACCGTTTATGCCATTCCTTACTGAAGAGCTTTACCAGAGGCTGCCTGGACGAGACAAATCCTCACCTGAGAGCATCTGTGTGGCTCCTTACCCAGAGGTTGAAAAG TGCAATTGGCGTGATGAGAGCATTGAAACCGATGTCGAGTTTACCCAGAAAATCGTGAAGGAAATTCGATCAGCTAGGTCCAACTACAATTTGCTCAACAACGTTAAGACAGAAG TTTTCATCAAATGTTCCGATGCTAAACTGAAGAGCCAGATTGAAAAGTTTGCGTTGGCTATTGGTACATTGTGCTACTGCAGCAAGGTTGAGTTTGAGCAAGCACCGCCAGCGAGTGGATGTGCGATCTTGACTGTCAGCGACAAGTGCGAGGTCCACCTTGTTTTGCAG GGCATCATTGATCCAGCTAAGGAGCTGGTGAAAATTTCTAAGAGGAGAGAGCAGTTGCAGTCCACTGTGTCGAAAATTCAGAAGGATATGGACAAGGCGGATTACCAAACTAAGGTGCCGGAAGACGTGCAGCTCTCCAACAAGGAAAAGCTCGAAGCAGCCATTGGAGAATTGGAGAAACTTAGTTTAGCCGAGACAACTCTTCaagctttttaa
- the ValRS gene encoding valine--tRNA ligase isoform X2, producing the protein MADAEGETVAKTPKQLEKEAKKLAKLEKFKEKQDKKKSDTSQPAKEKAVKKEKVKKAPMEAAMYDVPTAEGDKKDTSNAMPSAYSPQYVEAAWYPWWEKQGFFKPEYGRDLNVANPKGNFVMVIPPPNVTGSLHLGHALTNAVEDAITRWNRMNGKTTLWVPGCDHAGIATQVVVEKKLWRESKTTRYDLGREKFVSKIWEWKNEKGDRIYHQLKKLGSSYDWSRARFTMDPDLCKAVTEAFVRLHEEGDIYRSSRLVNWSCTLKSAISDIEVDKVELPGRTLLSIPGYDEKVEFGVLVNFAYKIIGGGDGPDGEVVVATTRVETMLGDTAVAVHPEDPRYKHLHGKFIQHPFCNRKIPIVCDEFVDREFGSGAVKITPAHDPNDYEVGKRHNLPFITIFSDEGIIIGDYGEFTGMKRFNCRRAILKRLEENGVYRGTQDNPMVVPMCSRSKDVVEPLIKPQWYVKCSTMAQKAIEVVKNGDLKIIPENHTKTWFHWMENIRDWCISRQLWWGHRIPAYQVFLSDGSKATEDGIEIWVSGRTQEEAFAKASAKLGHKNIKLEQDPDVLDTWFSSGLFPFSVMGWPEKTQDLELFYPNSLLETGHDIIFFWVARMVFFGQRLLGKLPFKEVFLHSMVRDAHGRKMSKSLGNVIDPMDVITGISLEDLHKTLEGSNLDPKEIDKAKAGQKQDYPNGIPECGADAMRFALCAYLGQGRDINLDILRVQGYRFFCNKLWNAAKFSLSHFSSDFKPVAEIKSLSLSSIDRWMLSRVAYAVETCQKGFESYDFPAATTACYNLWLYDLCDVYLECLKPVFGSGDASAKTAALNVLHTTLDVSLRLLSPFMPFLTEELYQRLPGRDKSSPESICVAPYPEVEKCNWRDESIETDVEFTQKIVKEIRSARSNYNLLNNVKTEVFIKCSDAKLKSQIEKFALAIGTLCYCSKVEFEQAPPASGCAILTVSDKCEVHLVLQGIIDPAKELVKISKRREQLQSTVSKIQKDMDKADYQTKVPEDVQLSNKEKLEAAIGELEKLSLAETTLQAF; encoded by the exons ATGGCTGACGCGGAAGGTGAGACGGTGGCAAAGACTCCCAAGCAGCTGGAGAAAGAGGCGAAGAAGTTAGCcaagcttgaaaaattcaaggaaaagCAAGACAAGAAAAAGTCGGACACCAGCCAACCAGCCAAGGAGAAGGCTGtg aaaaaagaaaaggtgAAGAAGGCGCCTATGGAGGCTGCAATGTATGATGTCCCGACAGCAGAGGGTGATAAAAAAGACACAAGCAATGCGATGCCGTCCGCTTACAGCCCCCAATACGTTGAGGCTGCCTGGTACCCGTGGTGGGAGAAGCAGGGCTTCTTCAAGCCTGAGTACGGAAGAGACCTCAACGTCGCCAACCCAAAAGGCAACTTTGTCATGGTGATCCCTCCGCCAAACGTGACTGGTTCACTTCACTTGGGACATGCTCTGACCAATGCCGTGGAAGATGCAATCACGAGATg GAACCGAATGAACGGAAAAACCACCTTGTGGGTGCCTGGTTGTGACCACGCCGGCATTGCGACGCAGGTTGTCGTCGAAAAGAAGCTCTGGAGGGAGAGCAAAACCACCAGATATGATTTGGGCAGGGAAAAGTTTGTCAGCAAAATCTGGGAATGGAAAAACGA AAAGGGTGACCGAATTTATCACCAATTGAAGAAGCTTGGTTCCTCATATGACTGGAGCCGCGCTCGCTTTACAATGGACCCAGACTTGTGTAAAGCGGTGACGGAAGCGTTTGTGCGTCTGCACGAAGAAGGCGATATCTACCGCAGCAGCCGACTGGTCAACTGGTCATGCACTCTCAAGTCAGCCATCTCAGACATCGAGGTGGACAAGGTGGAGCTGCCTGGCCGCACCTTGCTGTCCATCCCTGGCTACGATGAGAAAGTCGAGTTTGGCGTGCTTGTCAACTTCGCCTACAAGATTATTGGTGGCGGCGATGGGCCTGACGGAGAAGTGGTGGTTGCCACCACGAGAGTGGAGACCATGCTTGGCGACACGGCCGTCGCTGTCCATCCTGAGGACCCCAGGTACAAGCACTTGCACGGAAAGTTCATCCAGCATCCCTTCTGCAACAGGAAGATTCCTATTGTCTGTGATGAATTTGTTGACCGCGAATTTGGATCAG GTGCCGTGAAGATCACTCCTGCCCATGATCCAAACGATTATGAAGTTGGGAAGCGGCACAACCTGCCATTCATCACCATTTTCAGTGATGAAGGAATAATCATTGGAGACTACGGCGAGTTCACT GGTATGAAGCGATTTAACTGCAGGAGGGCAATACTGAAGAGGTTGGAGGAGAATGGTGTGTACCGAGGTACCCAGGACAATCCCATGGTGGTGCCAATGTGCAGCCGCTCCAAAGACGTCGTTGAGCCGCTTATAAAGCCGCAGTG GTATGTGAAGTGCAGCACCATGGCGCAGAAAGCGATTGAGGTGGTGAAAAATGGTGACCTGAAAATCATCCCGGAGAACCACACCAAGACCTGGTTCCACTGGATGGAGAACATCAGAGACTGGTGCATTTCCAGGCAGCTCTGGTGGGGACACCGAATTCCTGCCTATCAGGTCTTCCTCAGTGATGGATCCAAAGCCACG GAGGATGGAATCGAAATCTGGGTTAGTGGGCGAACGCAAGAAGAGGCTTTTGCAAAAGCTTCTGCCAAGCTGGGCCACAAGAACATAAAACTGGAACAGGACCCTGATGTACTAGACACTTGGTTCTCCTCTGGCCTCTTCCCATTCTCCGTGATGGGTTGGCCTGAAAAG ACTCAGGATTTGGAGCTTTTCTACCCAAACTCGCTTCTGGAAACCGGCCATGACATCATTTTCTTCTGGGTGGCTAGAATGGTTTTCTTTGGTCAGCGACTTCTAGGAAAACTGCCTTTCAA GGAGGTGTTCTTGCACTCAATGGTGAGAGATGCTCACGGCCGCAAAATGAGCAAGTCTCTAGGCAATGTCATTGACCCAATGGATGTGATCACTGGAATTTCCCTTGAG GATCTGCACAAAACGCTTGAAGGCAGCAACTTGGACCCCAAGGAGATTGACAAGGCTAAAGCTGGTCAAAAGCAAGATTACCCAAACGGCATTCCTGAATGTGGCGCTGACGCCATGCGTTTTGCTCTCTGTGCCTACTTGGGCCAAG GCCGAGACATCAATTTGGACATTCTTCGTGTGCAGGGATACCGTTTCTTCTGCAACAAATTGTGGAACGCTGCCAAGTTCTCTCTGTCTCACTTCAGTTCTGACTTCAAACCAGTGGCT GAAATTAAGAGTCTTTCACTGTCCTCAATCGACCGTTGGATGCTGAGCCGTGTTGCGTACGCAGTGGAGACATGCCAGAAGGGGTTTGAGAGCTATGACTTCCCAGCAGCCACCACAGCCTGCTACAACTTGTGGCTCTACGACCTGTGTGACGTGTATCTGGAGTGTCTGAAGCCAGTTTTTGGATCTGGTGACGCAAGCGCGAAAACTGCAGCCCTGAACGTGCTGCACACCACACTGGACGTTTCACTGCGACTCCTCTCACCGTTTATGCCATTCCTTACTGAAGAGCTTTACCAGAGGCTGCCTGGACGAGACAAATCCTCACCTGAGAGCATCTGTGTGGCTCCTTACCCAGAGGTTGAAAAG TGCAATTGGCGTGATGAGAGCATTGAAACCGATGTCGAGTTTACCCAGAAAATCGTGAAGGAAATTCGATCAGCTAGGTCCAACTACAATTTGCTCAACAACGTTAAGACAGAAG TTTTCATCAAATGTTCCGATGCTAAACTGAAGAGCCAGATTGAAAAGTTTGCGTTGGCTATTGGTACATTGTGCTACTGCAGCAAGGTTGAGTTTGAGCAAGCACCGCCAGCGAGTGGATGTGCGATCTTGACTGTCAGCGACAAGTGCGAGGTCCACCTTGTTTTGCAG GGCATCATTGATCCAGCTAAGGAGCTGGTGAAAATTTCTAAGAGGAGAGAGCAGTTGCAGTCCACTGTGTCGAAAATTCAGAAGGATATGGACAAGGCGGATTACCAAACTAAGGTGCCGGAAGACGTGCAGCTCTCCAACAAGGAAAAGCTCGAAGCAGCCATTGGAGAATTGGAGAAACTTAGTTTAGCCGAGACAACTCTTCaagctttttaa